A portion of the Streptomyces erythrochromogenes genome contains these proteins:
- the nadA gene encoding quinolinate synthase NadA, with translation MRVVTTAQPLDVQPTPLALLLLGREADPKSERGVECPGDLPSPSDPDLVERARAAKEKLGDKVFILGHHYQRDEVIEFADVTGDSFKLAKDAAAKPEAEYIVFCGVHFMAESADILTSDDQKVVLPDLAAGCSMADMATAEQVAECWDALTEAGIADTTVPVSYMNSSADIKAFTGKHGGTICTSSNAKKALEWAFEQGEKILFLPDQHLGRNTAVRDMGMSLDDCVLYNPHKPNGGLTVEQLRNAKMILWRGHCSVHGRFSVDSVNDVRARIPGVNVLVHPECKHEVVAAADYVGSTEYIIKALEAAPAGSKWAIGTELNLVRRLANRFAAEDKEVVFLDKTVCFCSTMNRIDLPHLVWTLESLAEGTLVNQIQVDKETESFAKLALERMLALP, from the coding sequence GTGCGTGTCGTGACCACCGCCCAGCCGTTGGACGTCCAGCCGACGCCCCTTGCCCTGCTGCTGCTCGGCCGTGAGGCCGACCCCAAGAGCGAGCGCGGGGTGGAGTGCCCCGGCGACCTGCCCTCGCCGTCCGACCCGGACCTCGTGGAGCGCGCCCGCGCGGCCAAGGAGAAGCTCGGGGACAAGGTCTTCATCCTCGGCCACCACTACCAGCGTGACGAGGTCATCGAGTTCGCCGACGTCACCGGTGACTCCTTCAAGCTGGCCAAGGACGCGGCCGCCAAGCCGGAGGCCGAGTACATCGTCTTCTGCGGCGTCCACTTCATGGCCGAGTCCGCGGACATCCTGACCTCGGACGACCAGAAGGTGGTCCTGCCGGACCTGGCCGCCGGCTGCTCGATGGCCGACATGGCCACCGCCGAGCAGGTCGCGGAGTGCTGGGACGCGCTGACCGAGGCCGGCATCGCCGACACCACGGTGCCCGTCTCGTACATGAACTCCTCCGCCGACATCAAGGCCTTCACCGGCAAGCACGGCGGCACGATCTGTACCTCGTCCAACGCGAAGAAGGCCCTGGAGTGGGCGTTCGAGCAGGGCGAGAAGATCCTCTTCCTCCCGGACCAGCACCTGGGCCGCAACACCGCCGTCCGCGACATGGGCATGTCCCTGGACGACTGTGTGCTCTACAACCCGCACAAGCCGAACGGCGGCCTCACCGTCGAGCAGCTGCGGAACGCCAAGATGATCCTGTGGCGCGGGCACTGCTCGGTCCACGGCCGGTTCTCGGTCGACTCGGTCAACGACGTCCGCGCCCGCATCCCCGGCGTGAACGTCCTGGTCCACCCCGAGTGCAAGCACGAGGTCGTGGCGGCCGCGGACTACGTCGGCTCGACGGAGTACATCATCAAGGCGCTGGAGGCGGCTCCGGCCGGCTCCAAGTGGGCCATCGGCACCGAGCTGAACCTGGTCCGCCGTCTGGCGAACCGATTCGCTGCCGAGGACAAGGAAGTCGTCTTCCTCGACAAGACGGTCTGCTTCTGCTCGACGATGAACCGCATCGACCTCCCGCACCTGGTGTGGACGCTGGAGTCGCTGGCCGAGGGCACCCTCGTCAACCAGATCCAGGTCGACAAGGAGACGGAGAGCTTCGCGAAGCTCGCGCTGGAGCGCATGCTCGCCCTCCCGTAG
- the erpA gene encoding iron-sulfur cluster insertion protein ErpA, with the protein MSVQDDKTTVSDGILLSDAAAEKVRTLLEQEGRDDLALRVAVQPGGCSGLRYQLFFDERSLDGDVVKDFDGVKVVTDRMSSPYLHGASIDFVDTIEKQGFTIDNPNATGSCACGDSFS; encoded by the coding sequence ATGTCCGTACAGGACGACAAGACCACTGTGAGCGACGGCATCCTCCTGTCCGACGCCGCCGCCGAGAAGGTCAGGACCCTGCTGGAGCAGGAAGGCCGCGATGACCTGGCGCTCCGCGTCGCCGTCCAGCCCGGCGGCTGCTCCGGCCTGCGCTACCAGCTCTTCTTCGACGAGCGCTCCCTCGACGGCGACGTCGTGAAGGACTTCGACGGTGTGAAGGTCGTCACCGACCGCATGAGCTCCCCGTACCTCCACGGTGCCTCCATCGACTTCGTCGACACCATCGAGAAGCAGGGCTTCACGATCGACAACCCGAACGCCACGGGCTCCTGCGCCTGCGGCGACTCGTTCAGCTAA
- a CDS encoding carbohydrate kinase family protein → MRIAVTGSIATDHLMTFPGRFADQFVADQLHTVSLSFLVDNLDVRRGGVGPNICFGMGQLGSRPILVGAAGSDFDEYRAWLDRHGVDTESVRISEVLHTARFVCTTDSDHNQIGSFYTGAMSEARLIELKSVADRVGGLDLVLIGADDPEAMLRHTEECRTRGIPFAADFSQQIARMDGDNIRTLMEGATYLFSNEYEKGLIESKSGWTDEEILSKVGTRVTTLGSNGVKIERAGEAAIVVGCPEENAKVDPTGVGDAFRAGFLTGLGWGVGLERAAQLGCMLATLVIETLGTQEYTLARAHFMERFTKAYGDEAAAEVQAHLA, encoded by the coding sequence GTGCGCATCGCAGTCACCGGCTCCATCGCCACCGACCACCTCATGACCTTCCCCGGCCGATTCGCCGACCAGTTCGTCGCGGACCAGCTGCACACGGTCTCCCTCTCCTTCCTCGTCGACAACCTCGACGTGCGGCGGGGCGGTGTGGGCCCGAACATCTGCTTCGGCATGGGGCAGCTCGGCAGCCGCCCGATCCTGGTCGGAGCCGCCGGCTCCGACTTCGACGAGTACCGCGCCTGGCTCGACCGGCACGGCGTCGACACCGAGTCCGTCCGCATCTCCGAGGTGCTGCACACCGCGCGCTTCGTGTGCACGACGGACTCCGACCACAACCAGATCGGCTCCTTCTACACGGGCGCGATGAGCGAGGCCCGCCTGATCGAGCTGAAGTCCGTGGCCGACCGCGTGGGCGGGCTCGACCTCGTCCTCATCGGCGCGGACGACCCCGAGGCGATGCTGCGCCACACGGAGGAGTGCCGGACGCGGGGGATCCCCTTCGCCGCCGACTTCTCGCAGCAGATCGCCCGCATGGACGGCGACAACATCCGCACCCTGATGGAGGGCGCGACCTACCTCTTCTCGAACGAGTACGAGAAGGGCCTCATCGAGTCGAAGTCCGGCTGGACCGACGAGGAGATCCTCTCCAAGGTCGGCACCCGCGTGACCACGCTGGGCTCCAACGGCGTCAAGATCGAGCGGGCGGGCGAGGCCGCGATCGTCGTCGGCTGCCCCGAGGAGAACGCGAAGGTCGACCCGACCGGCGTCGGCGACGCCTTCCGCGCCGGGTTCCTGACGGGCCTGGGCTGGGGCGTCGGCCTGGAGCGCGCGGCGCAGCTCGGCTGCATGCTCGCGACCCTCGTCATCGAGACGCTGGGCACCCAGGAGTACACGCTGGCCCGCGCGCACTTCATGGAGCGCTTCACCAAGGCCTACGGCGACGAGGCCGCGGCGGAGGTCCAGGCCCACCTGGCCTAG
- a CDS encoding cysteine desulfurase/sulfurtransferase TusA family protein, which produces MPYFDSASAAPLHPVARQALQASLDEGWADPARLYREGRRARLLLDAAREAAAEAVGCRADELVFTPSGTHAVHTGIAGVLAGRRRVGDHLVVSAVEHSSVLHSAAAHEARGGSVGEVPVDRWGAVSASGYADALVPATALACLQSANHEVGTVQPVAEVAEVCGAAGVPLLVDAAQSLAWGPVEGAWSVLAASAHKWGGPPGVGLLAVRKGVRFSPQGPADERESGRSPGFVNLPAIVAAAASLRAVRAEADAEAARLRVLVDRIRRRVVRLVPDVEVVGHADRRLPHLVTFSCLYVDGEALLHELDRAGFSVSSGSSCTSSTLTPSHVLRAMGVLSEGNVRVSLPPGTPAAEVNAFLEVLPAAVAGVRERLGVSEPAAVAPEADSLELDALGLRCPQPVIELARAIVRVPVGGTVTVLSDDEVARLDIPAWCAMRGHEYLGETPRPTGTAYTVRRGA; this is translated from the coding sequence ATGCCGTACTTCGACAGCGCGTCCGCCGCTCCCCTGCACCCCGTGGCCCGGCAGGCGTTGCAGGCCTCCCTGGACGAGGGCTGGGCCGACCCGGCCCGGCTGTACCGGGAGGGCAGGCGCGCGCGGCTGCTCCTGGACGCGGCGCGGGAGGCCGCCGCGGAGGCGGTGGGATGCCGCGCCGACGAGCTCGTGTTCACTCCTTCGGGGACGCACGCGGTTCACACGGGCATCGCCGGCGTCCTCGCCGGGCGGCGACGTGTCGGCGACCATCTGGTCGTATCAGCGGTCGAACACAGTTCTGTACTGCATTCGGCGGCGGCGCACGAGGCGCGCGGCGGGAGCGTTGGCGAGGTCCCGGTGGACCGGTGGGGTGCGGTGTCCGCCTCCGGGTACGCGGATGCGCTGGTCCCGGCGACCGCCCTGGCCTGCCTCCAGTCGGCCAACCACGAGGTGGGCACGGTCCAGCCGGTGGCCGAGGTGGCCGAGGTCTGCGGGGCGGCCGGGGTGCCGCTGCTGGTGGACGCGGCGCAGTCGCTGGCCTGGGGTCCCGTGGAGGGCGCCTGGTCCGTCCTGGCGGCGAGTGCGCACAAATGGGGCGGCCCGCCCGGGGTCGGCCTGCTGGCGGTCCGCAAGGGGGTGCGGTTCTCGCCCCAAGGCCCCGCGGACGAAAGGGAGTCGGGCCGCTCCCCCGGCTTCGTGAACCTTCCCGCGATCGTGGCGGCGGCGGCCTCGCTGCGGGCGGTACGGGCGGAGGCGGACGCGGAGGCCGCCCGGCTGCGGGTCCTGGTGGACCGCATCCGGCGGCGGGTGGTGCGGCTGGTCCCGGACGTCGAGGTGGTCGGCCACGCGGACCGGCGGCTGCCGCACCTGGTCACCTTCTCCTGCCTGTACGTCGACGGGGAGGCGCTGCTGCACGAGCTGGACCGGGCGGGCTTCTCGGTCTCCTCGGGCTCCTCCTGCACGAGCTCCACGCTGACCCCCAGTCATGTGCTGCGGGCGATGGGCGTGCTGTCGGAGGGGAACGTACGGGTGTCCCTGCCGCCGGGGACCCCGGCGGCGGAGGTCAACGCGTTCCTGGAGGTGCTGCCGGCTGCGGTGGCGGGCGTACGGGAGCGGCTCGGCGTCTCGGAGCCGGCCGCGGTGGCGCCGGAGGCGGATTCCCTGGAGCTCGACGCGCTCGGGCTGCGGTGCCCGCAGCCGGTGATCGAGCTGGCCCGGGCCATCGTCCGGGTCCCGGTGGGCGGCACGGTGACCGTCCTGTCGGACGACGAGGTGGCCCGGCTGGACATCCCGGCGTGGTGCGCGATGCGGGGGCACGAATACCTGGGCGAAACCCCCCGCCCCACGGGCACCGCCTACACCGTCCGCCGCGGAGCGTAG
- the ctaC gene encoding aa3-type cytochrome oxidase subunit II — MSPYGSDRSPRRPMRRKLLQALTAGVVLATATGCSYTWKNFPRLGMPTPVTEEAPRILSLWQGSWAAALITGILVWGLIIWSVIFHRRSRTKVEVPPQTRYNMPIEALYTVVPLIIVSVLFYFTARDESKLLALTPKPPHTINVIGFQWSWGFNYIENVDGDAATPKAGAVPKELASIPDRFTKDFPAGAEGVYEKGVPSDRNPQTGNPGPTLVLPKGEKVRFILSSNDVIHSFWVVPFLFKQDVIPGHTNVFEVVPSQEGTFMGKCAELCGVDHSRMLFNVKVVSPEKYQEYLKGLAEKGQTGFLPAGIQQTDPARNAEVNKL; from the coding sequence GTGAGTCCCTACGGCTCCGACCGCTCGCCGCGGCGCCCGATGCGGCGGAAGCTGCTGCAGGCGCTGACTGCGGGCGTGGTCCTGGCGACCGCCACAGGTTGCTCGTATACATGGAAAAACTTCCCCCGCCTCGGAATGCCGACTCCGGTAACCGAGGAGGCGCCGCGCATCCTCTCCCTGTGGCAGGGATCCTGGGCCGCCGCGCTGATCACGGGCATCCTGGTGTGGGGCCTGATCATCTGGAGCGTCATCTTCCACCGGCGTAGCCGGACGAAGGTGGAGGTCCCCCCGCAGACCCGGTACAACATGCCCATCGAGGCGCTGTACACCGTGGTCCCGCTCATCATCGTTTCGGTGCTCTTCTACTTCACCGCGCGTGACGAGTCGAAGCTGCTCGCCCTCACCCCGAAGCCGCCGCACACGATCAACGTGATCGGCTTCCAGTGGAGCTGGGGCTTCAACTACATCGAGAACGTCGACGGCGACGCGGCGACCCCGAAGGCGGGTGCGGTTCCCAAGGAGCTCGCCTCCATCCCGGACCGCTTCACCAAGGACTTCCCGGCGGGCGCCGAGGGCGTCTACGAGAAGGGCGTCCCGAGCGACCGCAACCCGCAGACGGGCAACCCGGGTCCGACCCTGGTCCTCCCCAAGGGTGAGAAGGTCCGCTTCATCCTGTCGTCGAACGACGTCATCCACTCCTTCTGGGTGGTCCCCTTCCTGTTCAAGCAGGACGTCATCCCGGGCCACACCAACGTCTTCGAGGTCGTCCCGAGCCAAGAGGGCACCTTCATGGGCAAGTGCGCCGAGCTCTGCGGCGTCGACCACTCCCGGATGCTCTTCAACGTCAAGGTGGTCTCGCCCGAGAAGTACCAGGAGTACCTGAAGGGCCTGGCGGAGAAGGGTCAGACCGGCTTCCTCCCCGCCGGCATCCAGCAGACCGACCCGGCCCGGAATGCGGAAGTGAACAAACTGTGA
- the ctaD gene encoding aa3-type cytochrome oxidase subunit I, translating to MSILNESQGAAAADSYENELPVRRKQPGNVVVKWLTTTDHKTIGTMYLVTSFVFFIIGGLLALFMRAELARPGTQIMSNEQFNQAFTMHGTIMLLMFATPLFAGFANWIMPLQIGAPDVAFPRLNMFAYWLYLFGSTIAVAGFVTPNGAADFGWFAYSPLSDAVRSPGIGADMWIMGLAFSGFGTILGSVNFITTIICMRAPGMTMFRMPIFTWNVLLTGVLVLLAFPVLAAALFALEADRKFGSHIFDSANGGALLWQHLFWFFGHPEVYIIALPFFGIVSEIIPVFSRKPMFGYIGLIAATIAIAGLSVTVWAHHMYVTGGVLLPFFSFMTFLIAVPTGVKFFNWIGTMWKGSLSFETPMLWTIGFLVTFTFGGLTGVILASPPMDFHVSDSYFVVAHFHYVVFGTVVFAMFAGFHFWWPKFTGKMLDERLGKITFWTLFIGFHGTFLVQHWLGAEGMPRRYADYLAADGFTTLNTISTISSFVLGLSMLPFMYNVWKTAKYGKKIEVDDPWGYGRSLEWATSCPPPRHNFLTLPRIRSESPAFDLHHPEIAALDHLEDHGAKAAVTGGKEAGK from the coding sequence GTGAGCATCCTCAACGAATCCCAGGGTGCCGCCGCAGCTGACTCGTACGAGAACGAGCTGCCGGTGCGGCGCAAGCAGCCGGGCAACGTGGTCGTGAAGTGGCTCACCACCACCGACCACAAGACCATCGGCACGATGTACCTGGTCACCTCGTTCGTGTTCTTCATCATCGGCGGTCTGCTGGCGCTCTTCATGCGCGCCGAGCTGGCCCGTCCGGGCACGCAGATCATGTCGAACGAGCAGTTCAACCAGGCGTTCACCATGCATGGCACGATCATGCTGCTGATGTTCGCCACCCCGCTGTTCGCGGGCTTCGCCAACTGGATCATGCCGCTGCAGATCGGTGCGCCCGACGTGGCGTTCCCGCGGCTGAACATGTTCGCGTACTGGCTGTACCTCTTCGGCTCGACCATCGCGGTGGCCGGCTTCGTGACCCCGAACGGCGCCGCCGACTTCGGCTGGTTCGCCTACTCCCCGCTGTCGGACGCGGTTCGCTCGCCCGGCATCGGCGCGGACATGTGGATCATGGGTCTGGCCTTCTCCGGCTTCGGTACGATCCTCGGCTCGGTCAACTTCATCACCACGATCATCTGCATGCGCGCTCCGGGCATGACGATGTTCCGCATGCCGATCTTCACCTGGAACGTGCTGCTGACCGGTGTCCTGGTCCTGCTCGCCTTCCCGGTCCTGGCCGCCGCGCTCTTCGCGCTGGAGGCCGACCGCAAGTTCGGCTCGCACATCTTCGACAGCGCCAACGGCGGCGCACTGCTCTGGCAACACCTCTTCTGGTTCTTCGGACACCCAGAGGTGTACATCATCGCGCTGCCGTTCTTCGGAATCGTTTCCGAGATCATCCCGGTCTTCTCGCGCAAGCCGATGTTCGGTTACATCGGCCTGATCGCCGCGACGATCGCGATCGCCGGCCTCTCGGTGACCGTGTGGGCCCACCACATGTACGTCACCGGCGGTGTACTGCTGCCGTTCTTCTCCTTCATGACCTTCCTGATCGCGGTACCGACCGGTGTGAAGTTCTTCAACTGGATCGGCACCATGTGGAAGGGCTCGCTGTCCTTCGAGACCCCGATGCTCTGGACGATCGGCTTCCTGGTCACCTTCACCTTCGGTGGTCTGACCGGCGTCATCCTGGCCTCGCCCCCGATGGACTTCCACGTCTCCGACTCGTACTTCGTCGTCGCGCACTTCCACTACGTCGTCTTCGGCACCGTGGTGTTCGCGATGTTCGCCGGCTTCCACTTCTGGTGGCCGAAGTTCACGGGCAAGATGCTGGACGAGCGCCTCGGCAAGATCACCTTCTGGACGCTGTTCATCGGCTTCCACGGCACCTTCCTGGTGCAGCACTGGCTGGGCGCCGAGGGCATGCCGCGTCGTTACGCGGACTACCTCGCGGCCGACGGCTTCACCACGCTGAACACGATCTCCACGATCAGCTCCTTCGTGCTCGGCCTGTCGATGCTGCCGTTCATGTACAACGTGTGGAAGACGGCCAAGTACGGCAAGAAGATCGAGGTCGACGACCCGTGGGGCTACGGCCGTTCGCTCGAGTGGGCGACGTCCTGCCCGCCGCCGCGGCACAACTTCCTCACGCTGCCGCGCATCCGTAGCGAGTCGCCCGCCTTCGACCTCCACCACCCGGAGATCGCGGCGCTCGACCACCTCGAGGACCACGGCGCCAAGGCTGCCGTCACCGGTGGCAAGGAGGCCGGCAAGTGA
- a CDS encoding cytochrome c oxidase subunit 4: MKIQGKMFLWLSFFILIMAVVYGVWSKEPVGTTALFLAFGLSVMIGYYLAFTAKRVDEMAQDNLEADVADEAGELGFFSPHSWQPLSLGVGGALAFMGVIFGWWLMYFSAPIILIGLWGWVYEYYRGENANQ, encoded by the coding sequence GTGAAGATCCAGGGCAAGATGTTCCTCTGGCTCTCCTTCTTCATCCTGATCATGGCCGTCGTGTACGGCGTGTGGTCGAAGGAGCCCGTCGGAACCACCGCGCTCTTCCTGGCCTTCGGCCTGAGCGTCATGATCGGCTACTACCTGGCCTTCACGGCCAAGCGCGTCGACGAGATGGCCCAGGACAACCTGGAGGCCGACGTCGCCGACGAGGCCGGCGAGCTGGGGTTCTTCTCCCCGCACAGCTGGCAGCCGCTCTCGCTCGGCGTCGGTGGCGCGCTCGCCTTCATGGGCGTCATCTTCGGCTGGTGGCTCATGTACTTCTCGGCCCCGATCATCCTGATCGGCCTGTGGGGCTGGGTGTACGAGTACTACCGCGGTGAGAACGCGAACCAGTAG
- a CDS encoding L,D-transpeptidase: MKHSPRLWTVLSCSLLVASLGAGATACGSGDNPLSARPVDAGEQVAFNQTAGSRPVDPNRPLEITSKAKGSRITDVTAVDTHGRRLAGELSAKGDRWHSTVPMAAGVRYTVTVSTEDQRGTPGQRTMAFDTTPSKGVLKVEFGPEEGKYGVGQPLTAELNEPVKDKAARAVVERGLIVDAPPGVEGAWHWVDDKNLHYRPKDYWPANTSVSVRSNLEGIKITDDLHGAAAKPLKLEIGDRVEVTTDASAHWLTFKRNGEVINSIPVTTGKPGFSTRNGIKVVLGKQYYVQMRGDTVGIGGSEYYNLPVYYATRVTWSGEYVHAAPWSIGSHGYANVSHGCTGMSTGNAAWFYENITEGDIVQVINSIGDDMDIFGNGFGDWNMDWKDWREGSALLKGTQDGRSHVDQARLRPTV, translated from the coding sequence ATGAAGCACTCACCGCGTCTTTGGACGGTACTCAGCTGCTCCCTGCTGGTCGCGTCCCTCGGGGCCGGCGCCACCGCATGCGGGTCCGGCGACAACCCGCTGTCAGCCCGTCCGGTGGACGCGGGCGAGCAGGTCGCCTTCAACCAGACCGCAGGCAGCCGCCCCGTCGACCCCAACCGACCCCTTGAGATCACCTCAAAGGCCAAGGGCAGCCGGATCACCGACGTCACGGCCGTGGACACCCACGGCCGCCGCCTGGCGGGCGAACTCAGCGCCAAGGGGGACCGCTGGCACAGCACCGTCCCCATGGCCGCAGGCGTCCGCTACACGGTCACCGTGAGCACGGAGGACCAGCGGGGCACCCCGGGCCAGCGCACGATGGCCTTCGACACCACCCCGTCCAAGGGCGTCCTCAAGGTGGAGTTCGGCCCGGAGGAGGGCAAGTACGGCGTCGGCCAGCCCCTCACCGCCGAACTCAACGAGCCCGTCAAGGACAAGGCGGCCCGAGCCGTCGTCGAACGGGGCCTGATCGTCGACGCCCCGCCCGGGGTCGAAGGCGCCTGGCACTGGGTCGACGACAAGAACCTGCACTACCGCCCGAAGGACTACTGGCCCGCCAACACCAGCGTCTCCGTACGGAGCAACCTGGAGGGCATCAAGATCACCGACGACCTCCACGGAGCCGCCGCCAAGCCGCTGAAGCTGGAGATCGGCGACCGCGTCGAGGTCACCACCGACGCCTCCGCGCACTGGCTGACGTTCAAGCGCAACGGAGAAGTGATCAATTCCATCCCGGTCACCACCGGCAAGCCCGGGTTCTCCACCCGCAACGGCATCAAGGTGGTGCTGGGGAAGCAGTACTACGTACAGATGCGCGGGGACACCGTCGGCATCGGCGGCAGCGAGTACTACAACCTGCCCGTCTACTACGCCACCCGCGTCACCTGGAGTGGTGAATACGTCCACGCCGCGCCGTGGTCCATCGGCTCCCACGGCTACGCCAACGTCAGCCACGGCTGCACCGGCATGAGCACGGGCAACGCCGCCTGGTTCTACGAGAACATCACCGAGGGCGACATCGTCCAGGTGATCAACAGCATCGGCGACGACATGGACATCTTCGGCAACGGGTTCGGGGACTGGAACATGGACTGGAAGGACTGGCGCGAGGGCAGCGCCCTCCTCAAGGGCACCCAGGACGGCCGCAGCCACGTCGACCAGGCCCGCCTCAGGCCGACGGTCTGA
- a CDS encoding DNA-binding transcriptional response regulator: MRATARVLVYSDDAGTREQVRLAAGRRPAADLPPVEFLECATLPAVLSELDAGGIDVCVLDGEAVPAGGMGVCRQIKDEIFRCPPVLLLMGRPQDAWLATWSRADAAVTLPVDPVAFADALAGLLRSRLSSSAA, from the coding sequence ATGCGGGCGACTGCGCGGGTTCTGGTCTACAGCGACGACGCGGGCACCCGGGAGCAGGTGAGACTGGCGGCGGGCCGCCGTCCCGCCGCGGATCTGCCGCCGGTGGAGTTCCTGGAGTGCGCGACCCTGCCGGCGGTCCTGTCGGAGCTGGACGCGGGCGGCATCGACGTGTGCGTGCTGGACGGCGAGGCGGTTCCGGCCGGGGGCATGGGTGTGTGCCGGCAGATCAAGGACGAGATCTTCCGGTGCCCTCCGGTGCTGCTGCTGATGGGGCGCCCCCAGGACGCCTGGCTGGCCACCTGGAGCCGTGCCGACGCCGCCGTGACCCTTCCGGTGGATCCGGTGGCGTTCGCGGACGCCCTGGCGGGTCTGCTGCGCTCCCGGCTGTCCTCCTCGGCGGCCTGA
- the ctaE gene encoding aa3-type cytochrome oxidase subunit III — protein sequence MSVVATATTVDTGHAHPTVNRPNLVSVGTIIWLSSELMFFAALFAMYFTLRSVTGPEYWTEQASALNLPFSATNTTILVLSSLTCQLGVFAAERGDVKKLRTWFIITFVMGAIFIGGQVFEYTELVKHEGMSLSSGPYGSVFYLTTGFHGLHVTGGLIAFLLVLGRTYAAKRFTHEQATSAIVVSYYWHFVDVVWIGLFATIYLIK from the coding sequence ATGTCGGTCGTGGCGACAGCAACGACAGTAGATACCGGGCACGCGCACCCGACGGTCAACCGGCCGAACCTCGTCAGCGTCGGAACCATCATCTGGTTGAGTTCCGAGCTGATGTTCTTCGCGGCCCTCTTCGCGATGTACTTCACCCTGCGATCCGTGACAGGTCCCGAGTACTGGACAGAGCAGGCTTCGGCCTTGAATCTGCCCTTCTCGGCGACGAACACGACGATCCTGGTGCTTTCCTCCCTCACCTGCCAGCTCGGCGTATTCGCCGCGGAGCGCGGTGACGTGAAGAAGCTCCGGACGTGGTTCATCATCACGTTCGTCATGGGTGCGATCTTCATTGGCGGCCAGGTGTTCGAGTACACCGAGCTGGTCAAGCACGAGGGCATGAGCCTCTCGTCCGGTCCGTACGGCTCGGTCTTCTACCTGACCACCGGCTTCCACGGTCTGCACGTGACGGGCGGTCTCATCGCCTTCCTGCTGGTCCTCGGCCGGACGTACGCGGCCAAGAGGTTCACCCACGAACAGGCCACGTCGGCCATCGTCGTGTCCTACTACTGGCACTTCGTCGATGTCGTCTGGATCGGCCTCTTCGCCACGATCTACCTGATCAAGTAG
- the qcrC gene encoding cytochrome bc1 complex diheme cytochrome c subunit, with product MKKLSARRRHPLAAVVVLLLALAATGGLYAAFAPAGKAQADETAQSLAIEEGKKLYAVGCASCHGTGGQGSSDGPSLVGVGSAAVDFQVSTGRMPAQQPGAQVPKKPVIYTQAQIDQLAAYIASLGAGPITPTEKQYDPADADIANGGELFRNNCAQCHNFTGEGGALTNGKYAPNLEDVSPKHIYEAMQTGPQNMPSFPDSTMPEKQKKDIIAYLQNVNGEKSTNPGGLKLGGLGPVSEGLFGWIFALGALIAVAVWVAAHTAKAKKS from the coding sequence GTGAAAAAGCTCTCCGCACGACGACGCCATCCGCTGGCGGCGGTCGTCGTTCTACTCCTCGCGCTGGCGGCCACTGGGGGGCTGTACGCCGCCTTTGCTCCCGCGGGCAAGGCGCAGGCCGATGAAACCGCCCAGTCCCTCGCCATCGAGGAGGGCAAGAAGCTCTACGCCGTGGGTTGCGCAAGCTGCCACGGAACCGGCGGTCAGGGTTCCTCTGACGGCCCGAGCCTGGTCGGCGTCGGCTCCGCGGCCGTCGACTTCCAGGTGAGCACGGGCCGCATGCCCGCCCAGCAGCCCGGCGCCCAGGTGCCGAAGAAGCCGGTCATCTACACCCAGGCGCAGATCGACCAGCTGGCCGCGTACATCGCCTCCCTCGGTGCCGGCCCGATCACGCCGACCGAGAAGCAGTACGACCCGGCGGACGCCGACATCGCCAACGGCGGTGAGCTGTTCCGCAACAACTGCGCGCAGTGCCACAACTTCACCGGTGAAGGCGGCGCGCTGACGAACGGCAAGTACGCCCCCAACCTTGAGGACGTCTCGCCGAAGCACATCTACGAGGCCATGCAGACCGGCCCGCAGAACATGCCCTCCTTCCCCGACAGCACCATGCCGGAGAAGCAGAAGAAGGACATCATCGCGTACCTCCAGAACGTGAACGGTGAGAAGTCGACCAACCCCGGTGGTCTCAAGCTCGGTGGCCTCGGCCCCGTCTCCGAGGGTCTGTTCGGCTGGATCTTCGCTCTGGGTGCGCTGATCGCTGTCGCCGTCTGGGTCGCGGCCCACACCGCTAAGGCCAAGAAGTCATGA